A single region of the Drosophila miranda strain MSH22 chromosome 2, D.miranda_PacBio2.1, whole genome shotgun sequence genome encodes:
- the LOC108153840 gene encoding GATA-type transcription factor SRE1: CPSTENSIAIYSATSRGRMQLIYGGQPFIFEKTLKLSSGEEKRYWRCNQWWNQKCRSRVFTVNDIVCPLNRFHTHEEIVRRKKRVRRVPVDTEAVSKSTVTRQQQEAAQQQQQHQQQQQQQQQHHQDMQEQLASDAMLTTALEDESPATIDVNELGMHLKYEEIVADVTGMVGSNRVVSRGK; the protein is encoded by the coding sequence TGTCCGTCCACAGAAAACAGCATAGCCATCTACTCGGCCACATCGCGCGGACGCATGCAGCTCATATATGGCGGCCAGCCCTTCATCTTTGAGAAAACTCTGAAGCTGTCGTCGGGCGAGGAGAAACGATACTGGCGCTGCAACCAATGGTGGAACCAGAAGTGTCGCTCACGTGTGTTCACAGTCAATGATATCGTCTGTCCGCTGAATCGTTTCCATACGCACGAGGAGATTGTGCGCCGCAAGAAAAGAGTTCGTCGCGTGCCGGTCGACACCGAGGCAGTGTCCAAGTCAACCGTCACCCGCCAGCAACAGGAGGCggcacaacagcaacagcaacaccagcagcagcaacagcaacagcagcaacaccatCAAGATATGCAAGAGCAGCTGGCCAGCGATGCGATGTTGACCACAGCATTGGAGGATGAATCGCCGGCGACCATTGATGTGAACGAGCTGGGGATGCACCTAAAGTACGAGGAAATAGTGGCCGATGTTACAGGCATGGTGGGATCCAATCGCGTGGTCAGCCGCGGGAAGTGA
- the LOC108154478 gene encoding modifier of mdg4-like isoform X12 — translation MADDEQFSLCWNNFNTNLSAGFHESLIRGDLVDVSLVAEGQIVKAHRLVLSVCSPLFRKMFTNMPLNTHAFVYLNNVSHSALKDLIQFMYCGEVNVKQDALPAFISTAESLQIKGLTDNDPAPPPPQEPSPPPAPAPAPIVQQQPPQPVPAQRVQRQQPRASARYKIETVDDGLGDDNKGTTQIVIQTSAPQAIVQQQAQQHIQTQQMQTGTTTTATLVSTNKRAAQRSVLTGVVKRSKATATTASANFIERLDSGAETATTSTAQLVPQQITVQTVSAAESKPHPQQLRQQAQQQQQQQQEEAEYIDLPMELPTKAEPEYSEDHGDAAGDGDATYVEDDTYGDLRYDDSYFTENEDTGPQATANTSGSSATATTSKAVVKTQTYSDSSFVDTSADPGNTEAQASRLPTKKSLPRPRLEVVQKGTKVLTFPTIRTMTPKENSPKVLPQMQKLIDLKNKANILSTSANNHNFVLVGVPRMKGKCVNCLKKGKQGLLRVRTYCDACPGANWMCDACFDELHSDMA, via the exons ATGGCGGACGACGAGCAATTCAGTTTGTGTTGGAACAACTTCAACACGAATCTGTCTGCGGGGTTTCACGAGTCTCTAATCCGTGGCGATCTCGTGGACGTCTCATTGGTGGCCGAGGGGCAAATTGTTAAGGCCCACCGCCTGGTCTTGTCGGTGTGCTCGCCCCTGTTCCGCAAGATGTTCACTAATATGCCGCTAAACACCCATGCCTTCG TGTATTTGAACAACGTTAGCCATTCGGCTTTGAAGGACCTTATCCAGTTTATGTACTGCGGTGAGGTGAACGTGAAACAGGATGCCCTGCCAGCGTTCATTAGCACAGCAGAGTCGCTGCAAATCAAGGGGCTGACCGAT AATGATCCCGCTCCGCCACCACCGCAGGAGCCGAGCCccccaccagcaccagcaccagcacctaTTGTACAACAGCAACCGCCACAACCCGTACCGGCCCAGCGCGTTCAGCGCCAACAGCCGCGTGCCTCTGCCCGCTACAAGATCGAGACCGTCGATGACGGCCTGGGCGATGACAACAAGGGAACGACCCAAATTGTCATCCAAACATCCGCACCGCAAGCCATTGTACAACAACAAGCACAGCAGCATATCCAGACGCAGCAGATGCAGACCGGAACGACAACGACCGCGACGCTGGTGTCGACAAACAAGCGTGCTGCCCAGCGCAGTGTCCTGACTGGGGTCGTGAAGCGCTCCAAGGCGACAGCCACCACCGCCTCCGCCAACTTCATTGAACGCCTGGACTCTGGAGCAGAGACGGCGACCACGTCTACAGCGCAACTGGTGCCACAGCAAATCACCGTGCAGACCGTGTCCGCTGCCGAAAGCAAGCCCCACCCGCAGCAGCTCCGCCAGCaagcccaacaacaacaacagcagcagcaagaagAAGCTGAATACATTGATCTCCCAATGGAATTGCCCACAAAGGCTGAACCTGAATATTCCGAGGACCATGGCGATGCTGCAGGTGATGGCGATGCGACATATGTAGAGGACGACACATACGGTGACTTGCGCTACGATGACAGCTATTTTACGGAAAATGAAGATACCGGCCCGCAAGCAACAGCCAATACTAGCGGCAGCAGTGCTACGGCGACAACATCAAAGGCCGTGGTCAAGACGCAGACATACAGCGACTCATCGTTTGTCGACACCAGCGCGGATCCAGGCAACACTGAGGCTCAAG CATCGCGTTTGCCCACTAAGAAGTCGCTGCCCCGCCCTAGGCTTGAAGTAGTCCAGAAAGGCACAAAAGTTCTAACATTCCCAACAATTCGTACGATGACACCAAAGGAGAACAGCCCCAAAGTGCTGCCGCAAATGCAAAAGCTGATAGACCTGAAAAACAAGGCCAATATCTTGAGCACATCGGCCAACAACCATAACTTTGTATTGGTGGGAGTGCCACGGATGAAGGGCAAGTGCGTCAATTGCCTGAAGAAGGGTAAACAGGGACTCTTAAGGGTCAGAACCTACTGCGATGCTTGCCCAGGGGCCAATTGGATGTGTGACGCATGTTTTGACGAGTTGCATTCAGATATGGCATAA
- the LOC108154478 gene encoding modifier of mdg4-like isoform X25: MADDEQFSLCWNNFNTNLSAGFHESLIRGDLVDVSLVAEGQIVKAHRLVLSVCSPLFRKMFTNMPLNTHAFVYLNNVSHSALKDLIQFMYCGEVNVKQDALPAFISTAESLQIKGLTDNDPAPPPPQEPSPPPAPAPAPIVQQQPPQPVPAQRVQRQQPRASARYKIETVDDGLGDDNKGTTQIVIQTSAPQAIVQQQAQQHIQTQQMQTGTTTTATLVSTNKRAAQRSVLTGVVKRSKATATTASANFIERLDSGAETATTSTAQLVPQQITVQTVSAAESKPHPQQLRQQAQQQQQQQQEEAEYIDLPMELPTKAEPEYSEDHGDAAGDGDATYVEDDTYGDLRYDDSYFTENEDTGPQATANTSGSSATATTSKAVVKTQTYSDSSFVDTSADPGNTEAQVLIYTYRGQLVHEGYTYSCNAKNSHRVCPLRSRCPALGLK, translated from the exons ATGGCGGACGACGAGCAATTCAGTTTGTGTTGGAACAACTTCAACACGAATCTGTCTGCGGGGTTTCACGAGTCTCTAATCCGTGGCGATCTCGTGGACGTCTCATTGGTGGCCGAGGGGCAAATTGTTAAGGCCCACCGCCTGGTCTTGTCGGTGTGCTCGCCCCTGTTCCGCAAGATGTTCACTAATATGCCGCTAAACACCCATGCCTTCG TGTATTTGAACAACGTTAGCCATTCGGCTTTGAAGGACCTTATCCAGTTTATGTACTGCGGTGAGGTGAACGTGAAACAGGATGCCCTGCCAGCGTTCATTAGCACAGCAGAGTCGCTGCAAATCAAGGGGCTGACCGAT AATGATCCCGCTCCGCCACCACCGCAGGAGCCGAGCCccccaccagcaccagcaccagcacctaTTGTACAACAGCAACCGCCACAACCCGTACCGGCCCAGCGCGTTCAGCGCCAACAGCCGCGTGCCTCTGCCCGCTACAAGATCGAGACCGTCGATGACGGCCTGGGCGATGACAACAAGGGAACGACCCAAATTGTCATCCAAACATCCGCACCGCAAGCCATTGTACAACAACAAGCACAGCAGCATATCCAGACGCAGCAGATGCAGACCGGAACGACAACGACCGCGACGCTGGTGTCGACAAACAAGCGTGCTGCCCAGCGCAGTGTCCTGACTGGGGTCGTGAAGCGCTCCAAGGCGACAGCCACCACCGCCTCCGCCAACTTCATTGAACGCCTGGACTCTGGAGCAGAGACGGCGACCACGTCTACAGCGCAACTGGTGCCACAGCAAATCACCGTGCAGACCGTGTCCGCTGCCGAAAGCAAGCCCCACCCGCAGCAGCTCCGCCAGCaagcccaacaacaacaacagcagcagcaagaagAAGCTGAATACATTGATCTCCCAATGGAATTGCCCACAAAGGCTGAACCTGAATATTCCGAGGACCATGGCGATGCTGCAGGTGATGGCGATGCGACATATGTAGAGGACGACACATACGGTGACTTGCGCTACGATGACAGCTATTTTACGGAAAATGAAGATACCGGCCCGCAAGCAACAGCCAATACTAGCGGCAGCAGTGCTACGGCGACAACATCAAAGGCCGTGGTCAAGACGCAGACATACAGCGACTCATCGTTTGTCGACACCAGCGCGGATCCAGGCAACACTGAGGCTCAAG TGCTCATCTACACCTATCGAGGGCAGCTAGTCCACGAAGGGTACACCTACAGCTGCAACGCCAAGAATTCA CATCGCGTTTGCCCACTAAGAAGTCGCTGCCCCGCCCTAGGCTTGAAGTAG
- the LOC108154478 gene encoding modifier of mdg4-like isoform X20: MADDEQFSLCWNNFNTNLSAGFHESLIRGDLVDVSLVAEGQIVKAHRLVLSVCSPLFRKMFTNMPLNTHAFVYLNNVSHSALKDLIQFMYCGEVNVKQDALPAFISTAESLQIKGLTDNDPAPPPPQEPSPPPAPAPAPIVQQQPPQPVPAQRVQRQQPRASARYKIETVDDGLGDDNKGTTQIVIQTSAPQAIVQQQAQQHIQTQQMQTGTTTTATLVSTNKRAAQRSVLTGVVKRSKATATTASANFIERLDSGAETATTSTAQLVPQQITVQTVSAAESKPHPQQLRQQAQQQQQQQQEEAEYIDLPMELPTKAEPEYSEDHGDAAGDGDATYVEDDTYGDLRYDDSYFTENEDTGPQATANTSGSSATATTSKAVVKTQTYSDSSFVDTSADPGNTEAQVLIYTYRGQLVHEGYTYSCNAKNSVKFLAFWRCSMYRKLQCSARLTTKQKAIVLQHGSHNHEPPSHVKTFVPRVFNSSLIP; encoded by the exons ATGGCGGACGACGAGCAATTCAGTTTGTGTTGGAACAACTTCAACACGAATCTGTCTGCGGGGTTTCACGAGTCTCTAATCCGTGGCGATCTCGTGGACGTCTCATTGGTGGCCGAGGGGCAAATTGTTAAGGCCCACCGCCTGGTCTTGTCGGTGTGCTCGCCCCTGTTCCGCAAGATGTTCACTAATATGCCGCTAAACACCCATGCCTTCG TGTATTTGAACAACGTTAGCCATTCGGCTTTGAAGGACCTTATCCAGTTTATGTACTGCGGTGAGGTGAACGTGAAACAGGATGCCCTGCCAGCGTTCATTAGCACAGCAGAGTCGCTGCAAATCAAGGGGCTGACCGAT AATGATCCCGCTCCGCCACCACCGCAGGAGCCGAGCCccccaccagcaccagcaccagcacctaTTGTACAACAGCAACCGCCACAACCCGTACCGGCCCAGCGCGTTCAGCGCCAACAGCCGCGTGCCTCTGCCCGCTACAAGATCGAGACCGTCGATGACGGCCTGGGCGATGACAACAAGGGAACGACCCAAATTGTCATCCAAACATCCGCACCGCAAGCCATTGTACAACAACAAGCACAGCAGCATATCCAGACGCAGCAGATGCAGACCGGAACGACAACGACCGCGACGCTGGTGTCGACAAACAAGCGTGCTGCCCAGCGCAGTGTCCTGACTGGGGTCGTGAAGCGCTCCAAGGCGACAGCCACCACCGCCTCCGCCAACTTCATTGAACGCCTGGACTCTGGAGCAGAGACGGCGACCACGTCTACAGCGCAACTGGTGCCACAGCAAATCACCGTGCAGACCGTGTCCGCTGCCGAAAGCAAGCCCCACCCGCAGCAGCTCCGCCAGCaagcccaacaacaacaacagcagcagcaagaagAAGCTGAATACATTGATCTCCCAATGGAATTGCCCACAAAGGCTGAACCTGAATATTCCGAGGACCATGGCGATGCTGCAGGTGATGGCGATGCGACATATGTAGAGGACGACACATACGGTGACTTGCGCTACGATGACAGCTATTTTACGGAAAATGAAGATACCGGCCCGCAAGCAACAGCCAATACTAGCGGCAGCAGTGCTACGGCGACAACATCAAAGGCCGTGGTCAAGACGCAGACATACAGCGACTCATCGTTTGTCGACACCAGCGCGGATCCAGGCAACACTGAGGCTCAAG TGCTCATCTACACCTATCGAGGGCAGCTAGTCCACGAAGGGTACACCTACAGCTGCAACGCCAAGAATTCAGTTAAGTTTCTGGCTTTTTGGCGGTGTTCAATGTATAGGAAGCTGCAATGCTCCGCACGATTGACCACCAAGCAAAAGGCTATAGTGCTTCAGCATGGTTCACATAACCATGAGCCGCCAAGCCATGTTAAGACGTTTGTGCCAAGAGTTTTCAATAGTAGTCTAATTCCTTAG
- the LOC108154478 gene encoding modifier of mdg4-like isoform X7, whose amino-acid sequence MADDEQFSLCWNNFNTNLSAGFHESLIRGDLVDVSLVAEGQIVKAHRLVLSVCSPLFRKMFTNMPLNTHAFVYLNNVSHSALKDLIQFMYCGEVNVKQDALPAFISTAESLQIKGLTDNDPAPPPPQEPSPPPAPAPAPIVQQQPPQPVPAQRVQRQQPRASARYKIETVDDGLGDDNKGTTQIVIQTSAPQAIVQQQAQQHIQTQQMQTGTTTTATLVSTNKRAAQRSVLTGVVKRSKATATTASANFIERLDSGAETATTSTAQLVPQQITVQTVSAAESKPHPQQLRQQAQQQQQQQQEEAEYIDLPMELPTKAEPEYSEDHGDAAGDGDATYVEDDTYGDLRYDDSYFTENEDTGPQATANTSGSSATATTSKAVVKTQTYSDSSFVDTSADPGNTEAQDGAELVFIESPWSTPCLVLNGFMYNCHSRKSNKEYWRCHNYSKKKHDQRCRSRCVLENGKLKNITGGLHNHMPHTEKIDKIVQRNRLAVATSARKLARSQSITQLPIHQQQQQALMGQQQLVGDAGTLELTDHELMHASLMLIHD is encoded by the exons ATGGCGGACGACGAGCAATTCAGTTTGTGTTGGAACAACTTCAACACGAATCTGTCTGCGGGGTTTCACGAGTCTCTAATCCGTGGCGATCTCGTGGACGTCTCATTGGTGGCCGAGGGGCAAATTGTTAAGGCCCACCGCCTGGTCTTGTCGGTGTGCTCGCCCCTGTTCCGCAAGATGTTCACTAATATGCCGCTAAACACCCATGCCTTCG TGTATTTGAACAACGTTAGCCATTCGGCTTTGAAGGACCTTATCCAGTTTATGTACTGCGGTGAGGTGAACGTGAAACAGGATGCCCTGCCAGCGTTCATTAGCACAGCAGAGTCGCTGCAAATCAAGGGGCTGACCGAT AATGATCCCGCTCCGCCACCACCGCAGGAGCCGAGCCccccaccagcaccagcaccagcacctaTTGTACAACAGCAACCGCCACAACCCGTACCGGCCCAGCGCGTTCAGCGCCAACAGCCGCGTGCCTCTGCCCGCTACAAGATCGAGACCGTCGATGACGGCCTGGGCGATGACAACAAGGGAACGACCCAAATTGTCATCCAAACATCCGCACCGCAAGCCATTGTACAACAACAAGCACAGCAGCATATCCAGACGCAGCAGATGCAGACCGGAACGACAACGACCGCGACGCTGGTGTCGACAAACAAGCGTGCTGCCCAGCGCAGTGTCCTGACTGGGGTCGTGAAGCGCTCCAAGGCGACAGCCACCACCGCCTCCGCCAACTTCATTGAACGCCTGGACTCTGGAGCAGAGACGGCGACCACGTCTACAGCGCAACTGGTGCCACAGCAAATCACCGTGCAGACCGTGTCCGCTGCCGAAAGCAAGCCCCACCCGCAGCAGCTCCGCCAGCaagcccaacaacaacaacagcagcagcaagaagAAGCTGAATACATTGATCTCCCAATGGAATTGCCCACAAAGGCTGAACCTGAATATTCCGAGGACCATGGCGATGCTGCAGGTGATGGCGATGCGACATATGTAGAGGACGACACATACGGTGACTTGCGCTACGATGACAGCTATTTTACGGAAAATGAAGATACCGGCCCGCAAGCAACAGCCAATACTAGCGGCAGCAGTGCTACGGCGACAACATCAAAGGCCGTGGTCAAGACGCAGACATACAGCGACTCATCGTTTGTCGACACCAGCGCGGATCCAGGCAACACTGAGGCTCAAG ATGGCGCGGAGCTGGTCTTCATCGAGAGTCCTTGGTCGACGCCCTGCCTGGTCCTGAATGGCTTCATGTACAACTGCCACAGCCGAAAGAGCAACAAGGAGTACTGGCGCTGCCACAACTACTCAAAGAAGAAACACGATCAGCGCTGTCGCTCTCGCTGTGTCCTTGAAAATGGCAAGCTGAAGAACATAACTGGTGGCCTGCACAACCACATGCCGCACACGGAGAAGATCGACAAGATTGTGCAACGGAATCGTCTTGCGGTAGCCACCTCGGCTCGGAAGCTAGCCCGCTCGCAGAGCATAACGCAGCTCCCGatacaccagcagcagcaacaggcgCTAATGGGGCAGCAGCAATTGGTCGGCGATGCGGGAACGTTGGAGCTGACGGACCATGAGCTGATGCACGCCTCTCTGATGCTCATTCACGATTAA
- the LOC108154478 gene encoding modifier of mdg4-like isoform X2, producing MADDEQFSLCWNNFNTNLSAGFHESLIRGDLVDVSLVAEGQIVKAHRLVLSVCSPLFRKMFTNMPLNTHAFVYLNNVSHSALKDLIQFMYCGEVNVKQDALPAFISTAESLQIKGLTDNDPAPPPPQEPSPPPAPAPAPIVQQQPPQPVPAQRVQRQQPRASARYKIETVDDGLGDDNKGTTQIVIQTSAPQAIVQQQAQQHIQTQQMQTGTTTTATLVSTNKRAAQRSVLTGVVKRSKATATTASANFIERLDSGAETATTSTAQLVPQQITVQTVSAAESKPHPQQLRQQAQQQQQQQQEEAEYIDLPMELPTKAEPEYSEDHGDAAGDGDATYVEDDTYGDLRYDDSYFTENEDTGPQATANTSGSSATATTSKAVVKTQTYSDSSFVDTSADPGNTEAQDGIIKFIRSQKKNAQLVYRDYIYNKKLTQANGQTTWRCADVLKHRCKAVVITKNGEFVDARRLHNHESHAVRIGQRQLYKVEEELEEYIEICTSNPKISQYLNSSNISIMTAKDGKECKLFLPASEATQIEMQALAEAVAEAVDEEEQQHITEEVVEMVKPLQHRQLLKTKGL from the exons ATGGCGGACGACGAGCAATTCAGTTTGTGTTGGAACAACTTCAACACGAATCTGTCTGCGGGGTTTCACGAGTCTCTAATCCGTGGCGATCTCGTGGACGTCTCATTGGTGGCCGAGGGGCAAATTGTTAAGGCCCACCGCCTGGTCTTGTCGGTGTGCTCGCCCCTGTTCCGCAAGATGTTCACTAATATGCCGCTAAACACCCATGCCTTCG TGTATTTGAACAACGTTAGCCATTCGGCTTTGAAGGACCTTATCCAGTTTATGTACTGCGGTGAGGTGAACGTGAAACAGGATGCCCTGCCAGCGTTCATTAGCACAGCAGAGTCGCTGCAAATCAAGGGGCTGACCGAT AATGATCCCGCTCCGCCACCACCGCAGGAGCCGAGCCccccaccagcaccagcaccagcacctaTTGTACAACAGCAACCGCCACAACCCGTACCGGCCCAGCGCGTTCAGCGCCAACAGCCGCGTGCCTCTGCCCGCTACAAGATCGAGACCGTCGATGACGGCCTGGGCGATGACAACAAGGGAACGACCCAAATTGTCATCCAAACATCCGCACCGCAAGCCATTGTACAACAACAAGCACAGCAGCATATCCAGACGCAGCAGATGCAGACCGGAACGACAACGACCGCGACGCTGGTGTCGACAAACAAGCGTGCTGCCCAGCGCAGTGTCCTGACTGGGGTCGTGAAGCGCTCCAAGGCGACAGCCACCACCGCCTCCGCCAACTTCATTGAACGCCTGGACTCTGGAGCAGAGACGGCGACCACGTCTACAGCGCAACTGGTGCCACAGCAAATCACCGTGCAGACCGTGTCCGCTGCCGAAAGCAAGCCCCACCCGCAGCAGCTCCGCCAGCaagcccaacaacaacaacagcagcagcaagaagAAGCTGAATACATTGATCTCCCAATGGAATTGCCCACAAAGGCTGAACCTGAATATTCCGAGGACCATGGCGATGCTGCAGGTGATGGCGATGCGACATATGTAGAGGACGACACATACGGTGACTTGCGCTACGATGACAGCTATTTTACGGAAAATGAAGATACCGGCCCGCAAGCAACAGCCAATACTAGCGGCAGCAGTGCTACGGCGACAACATCAAAGGCCGTGGTCAAGACGCAGACATACAGCGACTCATCGTTTGTCGACACCAGCGCGGATCCAGGCAACACTGAGGCTCAAG ACGGAATTATCAAGTTTATACGCAGCCAGAAGAAGAACGCCCAGCTAGTGTACAGGGACTACATCTATAACAAGAAACTTACTCAGGCCAATGGCCAGACCACCTGGCGCTGTGCAGACGTACTCAAGCACCGCTGCAAGGCGGTGGTCATCACAAAGAATGGCGAATTCGTCGATGCACGACGCCTGCACAACCACGAGTCGCATGCGGTGCGCATCGGGCAGCGGCAACTGTACAAAGTTGAGGAGGAGCTGGAAGAGTACATTGAGATATGTACATCGAACCCAAAGATATCCCAATACCtgaacagcagcaacatcagcatCATGACAGCCAAAGATGGCAAGGAGTGCAAGCTATTTCTGCCTGCCTCCGAGGCGACGCAAATCGAAATGCAGGCACTGGCCGAGGCTGTGGCCGAAGCAGTggacgaggaggagcagcagcatatCACTGAGGAAGTAGTGGAGATGGTCAAGCCTCTGCAGCACCGGCAGCTGCTCAAGACTAAGGGACTTTAG